One window of Nostoc sp. C052 genomic DNA carries:
- a CDS encoding transposase family protein translates to MTNPLARIESHPHEAKRLIGINYDQFLALVSLAEKRHREKQAEIEKNKVRIIAKGGGRKPEMSPKEGICLCLVYLRQKPIFEILGLLFDISKTKANDAFNYWVDILREILPASQIEEASVDSQKYQELQQMLSEYELIVDSAEQATARPVDYQEQKDITLVRKKCIL, encoded by the coding sequence ATGACAAACCCTTTAGCAAGAATTGAATCACATCCCCACGAAGCAAAACGATTAATAGGGATTAATTATGACCAGTTTTTAGCATTGGTATCCTTAGCGGAAAAAAGGCATAGAGAGAAACAAGCAGAAATTGAAAAAAATAAAGTTCGGATTATTGCCAAGGGAGGCGGACGCAAACCAGAGATGTCACCGAAAGAAGGAATATGCTTGTGTCTAGTTTACCTCAGACAAAAACCAATTTTTGAAATTTTAGGGTTACTCTTTGATATTTCCAAAACAAAAGCGAATGATGCTTTTAACTATTGGGTAGATATTTTGAGAGAAATTTTACCAGCATCTCAAATAGAAGAAGCGTCAGTAGATAGTCAAAAATATCAAGAATTGCAGCAAATGCTGTCCGAGTATGAATTAATTGTTGATAGTGCAGAACAGGCTACAGCGAGACCTGTAGACTATCAAGAACAAAAAGATATTACTCTGGTAAGAAAAAAATGCATACTCTAA
- a CDS encoding transposase family protein gives MHTLKNQFIVLPGGEDIVDICVGMLGKTSDINLFRDTRNKFADSQRFIGDKAYIGDDAITTPHKKRKNTEISEFQKQENKQLSSRRIAVEHMICRVKIFRVASEKFRLARHRYSQVILAVCGLIRLRLNRLVSLTINT, from the coding sequence ATGCATACTCTAAAAAACCAGTTTATTGTCTTACCAGGTGGTGAAGATATTGTAGATATCTGTGTGGGAATGCTGGGAAAAACAAGTGATATTAATTTATTTCGAGATACTCGGAATAAATTTGCTGACTCACAAAGGTTTATAGGTGATAAGGCCTATATTGGAGATGATGCCATTACCACACCTCATAAGAAACGAAAGAATACAGAAATTTCGGAATTCCAAAAACAAGAGAATAAACAACTTTCGTCTCGCAGAATTGCCGTTGAACACATGATATGTCGGGTAAAAATATTTCGAGTAGCCTCGGAAAAATTCCGTCTCGCTCGTCATCGATATAGTCAGGTAATTCTGGCAGTTTGTGGGCTGATTAGGTTAAGACTTAATCGCTTAGTATCCTTAACCATTAATACTTAA